The sequence CTTCAAGGGTTGTGAAGTTAGTCTCCGAGTCGTTGAGGCTTGGTGGATACGGTCTTGGAGACATTGTCTTGTTTGGTAACAAAGAAAGGATGAAGATCGATAATGATCGGGAGGACCTTTTCGATGTTTTCCTTGATTACCGAGTTGATGAGCTTTACGATTGCTTTCTTGCTTTAACTGGATGGAGAGCAAATGTTAAACGCATGATCTCTTTGCTCACTGATCCAAAAGAAGTGTATAACCAATCCTTCATCGAGAAGGACAAGCGTCCTTCGTTTAAACAGTTCGTAGAAAATAGGTTTAGTAAACTCAGGACAGACTTGCGTTCTCAGTTCTCAACTTTGTGTCTGCATCTACCAACCGCTTCGCTCTCCTTTCAAGTCGCGGAGAAAATGAATGCCACTAGTGATCTCCTTAGAACTATGAGTGTTTCAGATGTTATCTCCAGGAAAGAAGATACAAGAAAGCAAGACTGTGTGGAGATGTTAGGATCGATTTGCGAAAGCATCGAACTTCCAGATTTTATAGGGAAGTTAGGACTTCAAAGACTCTGCTTAGAAAACGCGTATCTGATGTTCTGCACAGCGTCGAGCTCCGCCAAGCTACACATGAGCTGTCCGATACAACTCCTTGTAATTGACGAAGCTGCTCAGTTAAAAGAATGCGAGTCTGCGATCCCATTGCAGCTTCCAGGGCTTAAGCACGCTGTTTTAATCGGCGATGAGAAGCAGTTACCTGCGATGATACAAAGCAAGATCGCTTCGGAGGCTGATCTTGGGAGGAGCTTGTTCGAGAGATTGGTTCTGTTGGGGCACAAGAAGCAGTTGCTGAACATGCAGTACCGGATGCATCCTTCTATTAGTATTTTCCCGAATAAAGAGTTTTATGGTATGAAGATTTTGGATGCTCCTTCTGTTAGAGTGAGAAGTTATGAGAAACAGTTTCTCCCTGGGAAAATGTATGGGCCTTACTCTTTCATCAACGTGCCCTATGGAAGAGAGCAGTTTGGACAAGGGTTCAGTTCGAAAAACATTGTTGAGGTATCTGTTGTGGATGAGATTTTGTCAAAGCTTTACTCAGGTATAACACTAATCTTGATTCTTGATTGGTCTTTAAAAGTTGTGGTGTCTGATAATGTGATGCTAATTAATCTGGCAGTATCAAGAAAGTCGGGAAGATCGATAAGTGTTGGTGTGATTTCACCTTACAAGGCTCAAGTGTTTGCAATTCAAGAAAAGATAGGCCAAAAGTATGATACGAGTGAGAAATTCACAGTGAGTGTTAGGTCTGTTGATGGGTTTCAAGGTGGTGAAGAAGATATTATAATAGTCTCAACCGTTAGGTCCAACGGTAGAGGAGCCATTGGTTTTTTATCTAACCAACAAAGAACCAATGTTGCACTCACACGTGCGAGGTATCTATCTCTCACTTCCTTTAATCTATACTAATTTTGTGAAactgtttttgtgtgttttcttcatttattaatttcttttgtaGATTCTGCTTATGGATTCTTGGAAACGAGTCGACTTTGACCAACAATAGATCAGTATGGAGTCAGTTAGTATATGATGCTAAGGCACGAGAGTGTTTTCATGACGCatatgatgatgaatcattagCTCGGTGTATTAAAAGATCAGCAACAGCCCTTGATGATCTTGATAAGCTTCAGAACAATAAGCTTCTTTCCTTTGAGAATTCGACATGGAAGGTATTAGACCTCTTGTTCTCTTT is a genomic window of Brassica napus cultivar Da-Ae chromosome A2, Da-Ae, whole genome shotgun sequence containing:
- the LOC125575292 gene encoding helicase sen1-like; the protein is MQRLWEVKEKKTKKERIIKGRDLVDVVFSWSVLDVLNSNLYKGKVDKIPSTFQSSKEYFKSFVNPIIEETHAALLSSMETLRRAPAFKVWEIKPAKDFKPPKNLYYEVTLQTVSDNTTNGDRKLLEFNDLIAVTDNKPYRIDDLRCSNEPYLLALVCGVNEDNPHLITILASKPIVFDEDHMETRKKGKGVKKRLSLFGVYLTNMMTNIRIWTALHPDPEGGNLNLISKVLQSNNEAGGESCVSCQENSENIMPNHLEKSLRSFKLNTSQEDAILRCLEAKNCRHSNNIKLIWGPPGTGKTKTTSVLLLNLFKMRCRTLTCAPTNIAVLEVASRVVKLVSESLRLGGYGLGDIVLFGNKERMKIDNDREDLFDVFLDYRVDELYDCFLALTGWRANVKRMISLLTDPKEVYNQSFIEKDKRPSFKQFVENRFSKLRTDLRSQFSTLCLHLPTASLSFQVAEKMNATSDLLRTMSVSDVISRKEDTRKQDCVEMLGSICESIELPDFIGKLGLQRLCLENAYLMFCTASSSAKLHMSCPIQLLVIDEAAQLKECESAIPLQLPGLKHAVLIGDEKQLPAMIQSKIASEADLGRSLFERLVLLGHKKQLLNMQYRMHPSISIFPNKEFYGMKILDAPSVRVRSYEKQFLPGKMYGPYSFINVPYGREQFGQGFSSKNIVEVSVVDEILSKLYSVSRKSGRSISVGVISPYKAQVFAIQEKIGQKYDTSEKFTVSVRSVDGFQGGEEDIIIVSTVRSNGRGAIGFLSNQQRTNVALTRARFCLWILGNESTLTNNRSVWSQLVYDAKARECFHDAYDDESLARCIKRSATALDDLDKLQNNKLLSFENSTWKVKSGLKNDIISHISRSFALLNVVDETEAPNQSRNNRS